One genomic region from Mesorhizobium terrae encodes:
- a CDS encoding ATP-binding response regulator gives MPLNDIQDIERLKKINAALVSRVERSMDQQGNAFSLFQTAISLENRVRMRTEELHAALRRLEQSNLALSAAKENAEYANLSKTRFLAAASHDVLQPLNAAHLSISALAELQTSTEGKKLVRQVERSLQTMEDLLHTLLDISKLDAGVVEPEITDVSLETLFSALRSDFQQVAEMKGLTLRFRPVAIAVRSDRTLLRRILQNILSNALRYTHKGGVLVGTRQRGKTLRIDVADTGYGIPEDQREAVFEEFHRGTVGGGTEPTGGGLGLGLAIVRRMAGALGHPVTFSSRVGRGTIFHIDVPVSANPQPEPGAGESETPKGYGLFGTKVLLVENDADVLAAMTSLLERWQCIVRPAASTDEALDALGDTDWVPDIVIADQHLDGGDLGTETVAEVRDYLGRTVPALIVTADPSESVVKAARAAGIDLMRKPLKPAQLRALLAHLLA, from the coding sequence ATGCCGCTGAACGACATCCAGGACATCGAGCGACTGAAGAAGATCAACGCCGCGCTGGTCAGCCGCGTCGAACGATCGATGGACCAGCAGGGCAATGCGTTCTCGCTGTTTCAGACCGCGATCTCGCTGGAAAACCGGGTGCGCATGCGCACCGAGGAACTACATGCCGCGCTGCGCCGGCTGGAACAGTCGAACCTGGCCCTCTCCGCCGCCAAGGAGAATGCCGAATACGCCAATCTTTCCAAGACGCGCTTCCTCGCCGCCGCCAGTCATGACGTATTGCAGCCTTTGAACGCCGCCCATCTGTCGATTTCGGCACTCGCGGAACTGCAGACTTCCACCGAAGGCAAGAAGCTGGTCCGGCAAGTGGAACGTTCGCTGCAGACCATGGAAGATCTGCTGCATACGCTGCTCGACATTTCGAAACTCGATGCAGGCGTGGTCGAGCCGGAGATAACCGACGTCAGCCTTGAAACGCTGTTTTCCGCCCTGCGCTCCGACTTCCAACAAGTCGCCGAGATGAAGGGACTGACGTTGCGTTTCCGCCCCGTCGCGATCGCAGTACGCTCCGACAGGACGCTTCTGCGCCGCATCCTGCAGAACATCCTCTCCAACGCTTTGCGTTACACCCATAAGGGTGGCGTGCTGGTCGGCACCCGGCAGCGCGGTAAGACACTCCGCATCGATGTGGCTGACACGGGCTACGGCATTCCCGAAGACCAGCGCGAGGCCGTGTTCGAGGAGTTCCATCGCGGCACGGTCGGCGGCGGCACCGAGCCGACCGGCGGCGGGCTGGGCCTAGGCCTTGCAATCGTGCGGCGCATGGCCGGCGCGCTCGGCCATCCCGTCACCTTCTCTTCCAGGGTCGGGCGCGGCACGATCTTTCATATCGATGTACCGGTCTCAGCCAACCCGCAGCCGGAACCCGGTGCCGGCGAAAGCGAAACGCCAAAGGGTTATGGCCTGTTCGGCACCAAGGTGTTGCTGGTAGAAAACGACGCCGACGTGCTGGCGGCAATGACGTCGCTGCTGGAGCGCTGGCAATGCATCGTGCGCCCGGCCGCCTCGACCGACGAAGCGCTCGACGCTCTGGGCGACACCGACTGGGTGCCCGACATCGTTATCGCCGACCAGCATCTGGACGGTGGTGACCTGGGCACGGAGACGGTCGCCGAGGTGCGCGACTATCTCGGCCGCACAGTACCGGCATTGATCGTCACCGCCGACCCGTCGGAAAGCGTGGTCAAGGCCGCCCGGGCAGCGGGCATCGACCTGATGCGCAAGCCGCTGAAGCCGGCACAACTTCGGGCGCTGCTGGCGCATTTGCTGGCTTAG
- a CDS encoding FIST signal transduction protein, with product MVCSRTSYACGLSALTTSEPDTDAFAIAVEAEARAIGAGFALLFFSRSLVDATTLANSLKKHAPKLPYAGCSTAGEITPDGLEEGHMLAMLFPTSAFTVASAMVENLSSSAMDGITGEVEVLRRTLHAKAGDASADNVFALCLIDGLSYAEEAVTSAIHWALDDIPLIGGSAGDDLKFETTTLMRDGRVASDSAIVILIATTIPFHVFKTDNFVPTDEKLVVTASDPDHRIVREFNADVAATEYAASVGIVQHTLTPFSFASHPVVVKVGGEYYCRSIQKMNPDGSLSFFCAIDDGIVLSIAQPKSMVETTRAALKEVEAKLGNIDMILGFDCVLRRLDARNRQVFRDISELYRANKVIGFGTYGEQYRSMHLNQTFTGIAFGQRQAAE from the coding sequence CTGGTCTGTTCGCGGACGAGCTATGCATGCGGGCTTTCGGCGCTCACCACGAGCGAACCGGACACGGATGCTTTTGCCATCGCCGTCGAGGCTGAAGCCAGGGCGATCGGCGCGGGCTTTGCGTTGCTGTTCTTCTCGCGCAGCCTGGTTGATGCAACGACGCTTGCCAACTCATTGAAAAAACACGCCCCGAAGCTGCCTTACGCCGGCTGTTCGACGGCAGGCGAAATCACGCCGGACGGCCTCGAGGAAGGCCATATGCTGGCCATGCTCTTTCCCACCAGCGCTTTTACCGTCGCCAGCGCCATGGTCGAGAACCTGTCGTCTTCGGCCATGGATGGCATCACCGGCGAAGTGGAAGTGCTGCGACGTACCCTGCATGCCAAAGCTGGCGACGCCAGCGCCGACAACGTCTTCGCGCTCTGCCTGATCGACGGGCTCTCCTACGCCGAGGAAGCGGTCACCTCCGCAATCCACTGGGCTCTCGACGACATCCCGCTGATCGGCGGTTCGGCCGGCGATGACCTGAAATTCGAAACCACGACGCTGATGCGCGACGGGCGCGTCGCCTCGGACAGCGCCATCGTCATCCTGATCGCCACCACCATCCCCTTCCACGTCTTCAAGACCGACAATTTTGTCCCGACCGACGAGAAGCTGGTTGTGACCGCTTCCGATCCCGATCATCGCATCGTGCGCGAGTTCAATGCCGATGTCGCGGCAACCGAATATGCCGCCTCGGTCGGCATCGTGCAGCATACGCTGACGCCCTTTTCGTTCGCGTCGCATCCCGTGGTCGTGAAAGTGGGTGGCGAATATTATTGCCGGTCGATCCAGAAGATGAACCCCGACGGTTCGCTCTCTTTTTTCTGCGCCATCGACGACGGCATCGTCCTGTCGATCGCCCAGCCCAAGAGCATGGTCGAGACGACGCGCGCCGCGCTGAAGGAGGTCGAGGCCAAGCTTGGCAACATCGACATGATCCTCGGCTTCGATTGCGTGCTGCGTCGGCTCGATGCCCGCAACCGCCAGGTTTTCCGTGATATTTCCGAACTCTACCGCGCCAACAAGGTGATCGGTTTCGGCACCTACGGCGAACAATACCGGTCGATGCATTTGAACCAGACCTTTACCGGCATCGCCTTTGGACAGCGCCAGGCGGCGGAGTAG
- a CDS encoding (2Fe-2S)-binding protein, whose protein sequence is MSDISLTVNGRQVHATVEDRTLLVHFLREHQGLTGTHVGCDTSQCGACVVHVDGKAVKSCSMLVAQASGSTVVTIEGLANGADLHPVQAAFKEHHGLQCGFCTPGMIMTATDMIARHPEGLDEATVRAELEGNICRCTGYHNIVKAILAASQAMSKAKPKAKKAA, encoded by the coding sequence ATGTCGGACATTTCGTTGACCGTGAACGGCAGGCAGGTTCACGCAACAGTCGAGGACCGCACGCTGCTGGTCCATTTTCTAAGGGAACATCAAGGGCTTACCGGAACACATGTCGGTTGCGACACCTCGCAGTGCGGCGCCTGCGTCGTCCATGTCGACGGCAAGGCGGTGAAGTCCTGCTCGATGCTGGTCGCCCAGGCTTCCGGTTCCACCGTCGTCACGATCGAGGGTCTCGCCAATGGCGCGGACCTACATCCTGTGCAGGCGGCCTTCAAGGAACACCATGGGTTGCAGTGCGGCTTCTGTACGCCCGGCATGATCATGACCGCGACCGACATGATCGCCCGCCATCCGGAAGGCCTGGATGAGGCCACGGTGAGGGCAGAGCTCGAGGGCAACATCTGCCGCTGCACCGGATATCACAACATCGTCAAGGCGATACTGGCCGCTTCTCAAGCGATGTCGAAGGCCAAGCCAAAGGCCAAGAAGGCGGCTTGA
- a CDS encoding xanthine dehydrogenase family protein molybdopterin-binding subunit yields MGIEGIGARVARKEDKRFITGAGRYVDDMVVPGMKHAVFVRSPYAHAQIKKIDAKKALAMPGVIGVLTGRELKADGIGNLICGWMIHSKDGSPMKMGAWSPLAFDKVRYVGDAVAIVVADTKGQARDAAEAVDVSYKELKAVVDAVKALEKGAPQLHPEADGNLIFDWEIGDAKATDAAIKAAHHVTRMKIVNNRLVPNAMEPRAALGLYDKAEDHYTCWTTSQNPHVARLVMSAFYNVAPENKLRVIAPDVGGGFGSKIFIYPEEIVCLWASKKTGVPVKWVADRTESFLTDAHGRDHHSTVEMAFDKNNRITGLKVDTIANLGAYMSLFSSSVPTYLYATLLSGQYNIPAIHANVRTVYTNTAPVDAYRGAGRPEATYLLERTMETAARELGVSPAELRRSNFITQFPHQTPVIMCYDAGNYSASLDAAMKAADYTGFAKRRDKAKKAGKLRGIGMSAYIEACGIAPSAAVGSLGAGVGLWESAEVRVNAVGTIEVMTGSHSHGQGHETTFAQLVSDRFGVPIDSINIVHGDTDKVQMGMGTYGSRSGAVGMSAIVKALDKVEAKARKIAAHLLEADEGDIVVENGELKVAGTDKKVPWFQMALAAYTAHNLPAGMEPGLKEGAFYDPSNFTFPAGCYICEVEIDPDTGETQIIQFVAADDFGNIINPMIVEGQVHGGIAQGVGQALLEGAYYDPSGQLLTASYMDYTMPRAGDLPSFKVSTSNTPCPGNPLGIKGCGEAGAIGSPPAVINAITDALGIMDFTMPASPQKVWAAAQKH; encoded by the coding sequence ATGGGTATTGAAGGCATCGGCGCCCGCGTGGCGCGCAAGGAAGACAAACGTTTCATCACCGGCGCAGGCCGCTATGTCGATGACATGGTGGTGCCCGGGATGAAGCACGCGGTCTTCGTCAGAAGCCCATATGCGCATGCGCAGATCAAGAAGATCGATGCCAAGAAGGCGCTGGCCATGCCCGGTGTCATCGGCGTGCTGACGGGCAGGGAATTGAAGGCCGACGGCATCGGCAATCTGATCTGCGGCTGGATGATCCATTCCAAGGACGGCTCGCCGATGAAGATGGGGGCCTGGTCGCCGCTGGCGTTCGACAAGGTGCGTTATGTCGGCGACGCGGTGGCGATCGTCGTTGCCGACACAAAGGGCCAGGCGCGCGATGCCGCCGAGGCGGTGGACGTTTCCTACAAGGAACTGAAAGCTGTCGTCGACGCGGTGAAGGCGCTGGAGAAGGGCGCGCCGCAACTGCATCCGGAAGCCGACGGCAATCTGATCTTCGACTGGGAGATCGGCGACGCCAAGGCGACCGACGCGGCGATCAAGGCCGCGCACCACGTCACCCGCATGAAGATCGTCAACAACCGCCTCGTGCCCAACGCCATGGAACCACGCGCGGCGCTCGGGCTCTATGACAAGGCCGAGGACCACTACACCTGCTGGACGACGTCGCAGAACCCGCATGTGGCGCGGCTGGTGATGAGCGCTTTCTACAATGTGGCGCCGGAAAACAAGCTGCGTGTCATCGCGCCCGATGTGGGCGGCGGCTTCGGCTCGAAGATCTTCATCTATCCCGAGGAGATCGTCTGCCTGTGGGCGTCGAAGAAGACCGGTGTGCCGGTGAAATGGGTTGCCGACCGCACCGAAAGCTTCCTGACCGACGCGCATGGCCGCGACCATCATTCGACGGTCGAGATGGCCTTCGACAAGAACAACCGCATCACCGGGCTCAAGGTCGACACCATCGCCAATCTCGGCGCCTACATGTCGCTGTTCTCGTCGTCGGTGCCGACCTATCTCTACGCGACCCTGTTGTCGGGCCAGTACAACATCCCGGCAATCCACGCCAATGTGCGCACGGTCTACACCAACACCGCGCCGGTCGACGCCTATCGCGGCGCCGGGCGGCCGGAAGCGACCTATCTTCTGGAACGCACCATGGAGACGGCGGCACGGGAACTTGGCGTTTCGCCGGCCGAACTCAGGCGCAGCAACTTCATCACCCAGTTCCCGCACCAGACGCCGGTGATCATGTGTTACGACGCCGGCAATTACAGCGCCTCGCTGGATGCGGCGATGAAGGCGGCCGACTATACCGGTTTCGCCAAGCGGCGCGACAAGGCCAAGAAGGCGGGCAAGCTGCGCGGCATCGGCATGAGCGCCTATATCGAGGCCTGCGGCATCGCGCCGTCGGCGGCGGTCGGTTCGCTGGGTGCCGGCGTCGGCCTGTGGGAATCGGCCGAGGTGCGTGTCAACGCGGTCGGCACCATCGAGGTGATGACCGGTTCGCACAGCCATGGCCAGGGCCATGAGACGACCTTCGCGCAACTGGTCTCGGATCGTTTCGGCGTGCCGATTGACAGCATCAACATCGTCCATGGCGACACCGACAAGGTGCAGATGGGCATGGGCACCTATGGTTCGCGCTCCGGCGCGGTCGGCATGAGCGCCATCGTCAAGGCCCTGGACAAGGTGGAAGCCAAGGCGAGGAAAATCGCGGCTCACCTTCTGGAAGCCGACGAGGGCGACATCGTGGTTGAGAACGGCGAACTCAAGGTGGCCGGCACCGACAAGAAGGTGCCCTGGTTCCAGATGGCGCTTGCCGCCTACACGGCCCACAATCTGCCGGCCGGCATGGAGCCGGGCCTGAAGGAGGGCGCGTTCTACGATCCGTCCAACTTCACCTTCCCGGCGGGCTGCTACATCTGCGAGGTCGAGATCGATCCCGATACCGGCGAAACCCAGATCATCCAGTTCGTTGCGGCCGACGATTTCGGCAACATCATCAACCCGATGATCGTCGAAGGCCAGGTGCATGGCGGCATCGCCCAGGGCGTCGGCCAGGCGCTTCTGGAGGGCGCCTATTACGATCCGTCCGGCCAGCTGCTGACGGCAAGCTACATGGATTACACCATGCCGCGCGCCGGCGACCTGCCTTCGTTCAAGGTCTCGACCTCGAACACGCCATGCCCGGGCAATCCGCTCGGCATCAAGGGCTGCGGCGAGGCCGGCGCCATCGGTTCGCCGCCGGCGGTCATCAACGCCATCACCGACGCGCTCGGCATCATGGATTTCACCATGCCGGCGTCGCCCCAGAAGGTGTGGGCGGCGGCGCAGAAGCATTGA
- a CDS encoding FAD binding domain-containing protein, with product MYSVTYHRANSIADAAKLLKTGDAKLVSGGMTLIPAMKTRLAAPSDLVDISKIATLKGIKVSGKTVTIGAATTHFEVSTDAKLQKACPALAELAAMIGDPAVRHRGTIGGSIANNDPAADYPAALLALGATIVTNKREIAADKFFKGLFETILKDGEIVTAVSFTAPAKAAYQKFRNPASRYAIVGVFVAKSKANGKDEVRVAVTGAGDNGVFRAKAIEAALTKSFDAAAVSGIKLASDNLMTDIHASADYRAHLIGVLAKRAVAAANA from the coding sequence ATGTACTCCGTCACCTACCATCGGGCCAATTCCATCGCGGATGCGGCCAAGCTTTTGAAGACCGGCGATGCCAAGCTCGTGTCCGGCGGCATGACGCTGATCCCGGCGATGAAGACCAGGCTGGCGGCGCCGTCGGACCTTGTCGACATCTCGAAGATCGCTACGTTGAAGGGCATCAAGGTGTCCGGCAAGACCGTCACCATCGGCGCGGCGACGACCCATTTCGAGGTTTCCACAGACGCCAAGCTGCAGAAGGCATGCCCGGCGCTGGCCGAGCTGGCGGCGATGATCGGCGACCCGGCCGTGCGCCATCGCGGCACCATCGGCGGCTCGATCGCCAACAACGACCCGGCCGCAGACTATCCGGCCGCCTTGCTGGCGCTTGGCGCCACCATCGTCACCAACAAGCGCGAGATCGCCGCCGACAAGTTCTTCAAGGGCCTGTTCGAGACGATCCTCAAGGATGGTGAGATCGTCACCGCCGTCTCCTTCACCGCTCCCGCCAAAGCCGCCTATCAGAAGTTCCGCAACCCGGCCTCGCGCTACGCCATCGTCGGTGTGTTCGTGGCCAAGAGCAAGGCGAACGGCAAGGACGAGGTGCGCGTGGCGGTGACCGGTGCCGGCGACAATGGTGTCTTCCGCGCCAAGGCGATCGAGGCGGCGCTCACCAAATCCTTCGACGCGGCAGCGGTGTCGGGCATCAAGCTGGCGTCGGACAATCTGATGACCGACATCCACGCCTCGGCCGACTATCGCGCCCATCTGATCGGCGTGCTGGCCAAGCGCGCGGTAGCCGCCGCCAACGCCTGA
- a CDS encoding GGDEF domain-containing protein translates to MRVPNNPLVLIGPAILLVFAASFVAIWLRDRRLGHLLFFCAACLLFCLGTLSQILGVPDGHGPNAVTSAFLYTLSVLLLNDGLLRRSGQRLGPISYLAILGLICGGVAYFFYVDRQLIVRIYIMNFGYGLVCLATAWRLRRLRVGMFAEKILFWTSLAFSLHFFPRTVLTVGTVAPSATAFGASPFWLALQFSLAVLGVMLALALFAVTVSDMMADLRHERSVDSLTGVLNRRGFEERAQELLNSARAWPTSLILVDIDHFKNINDTFGHPAGDAVLKTFGHLLQGAMRQVDICGRLGGEEFAFLLPNCDAAGADAFAQRLRGIVRQTRFDGLPASRQLTASFGVASARHGEGLGALIARADTALYRAKRQGRDRVETQAENPLLSTGTAD, encoded by the coding sequence ATGCGCGTCCCCAACAACCCCCTCGTGCTCATCGGCCCCGCCATCCTGCTGGTTTTCGCGGCGAGTTTCGTGGCGATCTGGCTACGGGACCGACGGCTTGGCCATCTGCTGTTCTTTTGCGCGGCCTGCCTGTTGTTCTGCCTGGGAACCCTGTCCCAGATCCTCGGCGTACCCGACGGTCACGGCCCGAACGCCGTAACCTCGGCCTTTCTCTACACATTGAGCGTCCTTTTGCTCAATGACGGGCTGCTGCGGCGCTCCGGCCAGCGTCTCGGTCCGATTTCGTACCTCGCCATCCTCGGCCTGATTTGCGGCGGCGTCGCCTATTTCTTCTATGTCGATCGTCAGCTGATCGTCCGCATCTACATCATGAATTTCGGCTACGGGCTGGTCTGCCTTGCCACCGCATGGCGCCTGCGCCGGCTCCGGGTCGGAATGTTCGCGGAAAAGATCCTGTTCTGGACCTCGCTCGCCTTTTCGCTCCACTTCTTTCCGCGCACGGTGCTGACCGTTGGCACGGTCGCCCCGTCGGCCACTGCGTTCGGCGCCTCGCCATTCTGGCTGGCCTTGCAGTTTTCGCTGGCTGTGCTGGGAGTGATGCTGGCGCTTGCCCTATTTGCCGTGACCGTCAGCGACATGATGGCGGATCTGCGCCACGAGCGCTCGGTCGATTCCCTCACCGGGGTGCTGAACCGGCGCGGTTTCGAGGAGCGCGCGCAGGAACTGCTGAACAGCGCTCGCGCCTGGCCGACAAGCCTCATCCTGGTCGACATCGACCACTTCAAGAACATCAACGATACGTTCGGGCATCCGGCCGGCGATGCTGTTCTCAAGACATTTGGGCACCTGCTTCAGGGAGCGATGCGGCAGGTGGACATTTGCGGCCGTCTCGGCGGCGAGGAGTTCGCTTTTCTGCTGCCCAATTGCGATGCCGCCGGCGCCGATGCCTTTGCCCAGCGGCTGCGAGGCATCGTTCGCCAAACCCGTTTCGACGGGCTGCCGGCGTCGCGCCAGCTCACCGCGAGTTTCGGCGTTGCCTCGGCGCGTCATGGCGAAGGTTTGGGCGCGTTGATCGCGCGCGCCGACACCGCGCTCTACCGGGCCAAGCGGCAAGGTCGCGACAGGGTGGAAACCCAGGCGGAAAATCCGTTGCTGTCAACAGGCACCGCCGATTGA
- a CDS encoding class I SAM-dependent methyltransferase produces MSTTNDADFWDRTSRRYAVAAIADPAGYERTLDRTRALLEPHARVLELGCGTGTTALKLAGGVQSYLATDISTEMIAIAKEKHAADPRPALSFRVATAEMLTPEVEQFDAVLGFNYLHLVRDLPGTLRRIHALLRAEGLFITKTPCVGDMNPLIRLVLLPAMRAIGKAPHANVFKEAELSQLISAAGFDILVNERHATKGNEICPYIVARRR; encoded by the coding sequence ATGAGCACAACGAACGACGCCGATTTCTGGGACCGAACCTCGCGGCGATATGCGGTCGCCGCGATTGCCGATCCGGCCGGCTATGAGCGCACGCTGGACCGCACCCGCGCCCTGCTCGAACCGCATGCCCGGGTGCTGGAACTGGGTTGCGGCACGGGAACGACGGCGCTCAAGCTCGCGGGTGGCGTACAAAGCTATCTCGCGACGGATATTTCCACCGAAATGATCGCCATTGCCAAGGAAAAGCACGCCGCCGACCCCAGGCCGGCGCTGTCCTTTCGCGTCGCCACCGCCGAGATGCTTACGCCCGAGGTCGAACAGTTCGATGCCGTTCTGGGCTTCAACTATCTCCATCTGGTGCGCGACCTGCCCGGCACGCTGCGCCGCATCCACGCCCTGCTCAGGGCCGAAGGGCTGTTCATCACCAAGACGCCTTGCGTCGGCGACATGAACCCGCTCATCCGCCTCGTTTTGTTGCCCGCCATGCGCGCGATCGGCAAGGCGCCTCACGCCAACGTCTTCAAAGAAGCTGAACTCAGCCAGCTTATCTCCGCCGCGGGCTTCGACATTCTCGTCAATGAACGCCATGCGACCAAGGGCAACGAAATCTGCCCCTACATCGTGGCGCGCAGGAGATGA
- a CDS encoding tautomerase family protein: MPLVDIHVIKGVFTPEQKSAMIAKVTDAMVSVEGEKLRGVTWVKINEVEGGDWAIGGQPLQAADVRKMAGHAT; the protein is encoded by the coding sequence ATGCCACTGGTGGATATTCATGTGATCAAGGGCGTGTTCACGCCCGAACAGAAGTCGGCGATGATCGCCAAGGTTACCGACGCGATGGTGTCGGTGGAGGGCGAGAAGCTGCGCGGCGTCACCTGGGTGAAGATCAACGAGGTGGAAGGCGGCGACTGGGCGATCGGCGGCCAGCCCTTGCAGGCGGCCGATGTCAGGAAAATGGCCGGGCACGCGACCTAG
- a CDS encoding winged helix-turn-helix transcriptional regulator, which produces MLKQAEASDNRDRINIPGGEASLYGQFCPIAMAAELLATRWTLVVLGEMLSGSTRFNDIRRGVPRMSSALLAKRLRELVDAGVLDHVDGEYTLTRSGRDLAPIIQGIGRWALRWVDSDCSLANLDPRLLMWNMRRNLRPDPMPRRRVVVEFGFNSLPADEGRYWLIVAPGMPVDLCSIDPAFQIDLLVTADLRAMTSAWMGMSSFDDELRAGRIELDGDAGLAASFTRWIGQSGLASAVERA; this is translated from the coding sequence GTGCTCAAGCAAGCGGAAGCCTCCGACAACCGCGACCGGATCAACATTCCCGGTGGCGAAGCCTCGCTCTACGGGCAGTTCTGCCCGATCGCCATGGCGGCCGAACTGCTGGCGACGCGGTGGACGCTGGTGGTGCTCGGCGAGATGCTGTCGGGCTCGACCCGGTTCAACGATATCCGGCGCGGCGTGCCGCGCATGTCCTCGGCGCTGCTCGCCAAGCGGCTGCGCGAATTGGTGGATGCCGGTGTTCTCGACCATGTCGATGGCGAATACACGCTCACCCGGTCGGGCCGCGACCTCGCGCCGATCATCCAGGGTATCGGGCGCTGGGCATTGCGCTGGGTCGATTCGGACTGCTCGCTGGCCAATCTCGATCCACGGCTGCTGATGTGGAACATGCGCCGCAACCTGCGACCCGACCCGATGCCGCGCAGGCGCGTCGTCGTCGAATTCGGCTTCAATAGCCTGCCCGCCGACGAAGGCCGTTATTGGCTGATCGTGGCGCCGGGCATGCCGGTCGATCTGTGCTCGATCGACCCGGCTTTCCAGATCGACCTCCTGGTAACCGCCGATCTTCGCGCCATGACGTCGGCATGGATGGGAATGAGCAGTTTCGACGACGAGTTGCGCGCCGGCCGCATCGAGCTGGACGGCGACGCCGGGCTTGCCGCGAGTTTTACCCGCTGGATCGGCCAGAGCGGTCTGGCCAGCGCCGTCGAGCGAGCCTAG